In Terriglobia bacterium, the sequence CAGCGGCCGCTACTCGCTCAACGGCACCGACGTCTCCGAACTCGACAAGAACGCGCTCGCCGCCATTCGCAACCGCGAGCTCGGCTTCGTCTTCCAGGGCTTCAACCTGTTGGCGCGCACCACTGCGCTGGAGAACGTCGAGCTGCCGACGCTCTACGCGCGCCTCGACAAGAACGAGCGCACCGCGCGCGCCGAGAAGGCGCTGAACATGGTGGGGCTCGGCGACCGCATGGACCACTTCCCGTCGCAACTCTCCGGCGGGCAGCAGCAGCGCGTTGCCATCGCGCGCGGCCTGGTGAATCAGCCTTCGATCCTGCTGGCCGACGAGCCTACCGGAAACCTCGACAGCCGCACCTCGGTCGAGATCCTGCAGATTTTCCAGGAACTCAACGATCAGGGCCTGACCATCGTGCTGGTCACGCACGAGCCTGACATTGCGCAGTTCGCCAAACGTATCGTGGTCTTCCGCGACGGCAAGATTCGCCGCGACGACGTGGCTCGCAATCGCCCGCGCGCCGCCGATGTCTTGTTGAAGATGCCGACGGCGGAAGATTAGTTTTGGGAAGGGCGCGGCTTCAGCCGTGCCGAATGGCGTGTTTCTAGGTTTGTCATTCCGGGCTTCAGCCCGCGAGGAATCTGGTTTTACCGAGAACCGACAACCGATAACCGACAACCCGATGGACCGACGAACCGAAAGACCGATAGACTTAAGAGAGTAGCTATATGGAATTCGCAGCCATTTTGAAAATCGCTCTCCGCGCTCTTGCCCGCAACAAGATGCGCTCCGTGCTCACCATGCTGGGCATCATCATCGGCGTCGGCGCCGTCATCGCCATGGTGGGCGTGGGCCAGGGCGCGCAGCAAAAGGTCCAGGACCAGATCGCTTCCATGGGCACCAACCTGCTCTTCATTTCCAGCGGCACGGTCACCCGCGGCGGCCTGCACATGGGCTGGGGCCAGACCAAGACCCTCGTCTACGACGACATGAAGGCCATCCAGCGCGAAATCCCCACCGTCGCCAAAGCCGCGCCCGGCAGCGGCACCAGCGCGCAGGTGGTTTTCGAAAACCAGAACTGGTTTACGCGCGTCAACGGTACCGAGCCGCAGTATTTCGACATTCGCGACTGGCCCATCGTCGCTGGTTCCAGCTTCTCCCAGGACGACGTCACCCAGTCTGCCAACGTCGCCGTCCTCGGCGCGACCGTGCGCCAGAACCTGTACGGCGCCACCGACCCGATCGGCACCACCATCCGCATCGGCACCCTGCCCTTCCAGGTGGTGGGCGTGCTCGCCGCCAAGGGCCAGACCGGCATGGGCCAGGATCAGGACGATACCGTGGTCGTGCCCATCACCACGCTGCAGAAGAAAATCACCGGCCAAAACTGGCTGCAGTTCATCATGGTTTCGGCGGTCTCGCAGCCGGCCACCTACGCCGCCCAGCAGCAGATCAGCTTGCTGTTGCGCGACCGCCACCGCATCCGTCCCGGACAGGACGACGATTTCTTCGTCCGCAACCTGGCCGACATCGCCGAGCTCGCCGACCAGTCCTCGCGCGTCATGACCTTGCTGCTGGCCTCCATTGCCGGCGTCTCGCTGATCGTGGGCGGCATCGGCATCATGAACATCATGCTGGTGTCGGTAACCGAGCGCACCCGCGAGATCGGCATCCGCATGGCCATCGGCGCCACCGAGCAGGACGTGCAGCGCCAGTTCCTGAGCGAGTCGGTGGTGCTCAGCCTGATCGGCGGGGCGATTGGAATCGTCTTCGGCGTCGGCTCCTCGCTGGTGATCACCAAGACGCTGGGCTGGGCAGTTCTGATTTCGCCCATGGCCATCGTTGCCGCGGTGGTCTTCTCGATGGCGGTCGGCATCTTCTTCGGCTTCTATCCGGCGCGCAAGGCCGCACACCTGGATCCCATCGAAGCGCTCCGGTTCGAATAAACCGAGGCTCGGGGTCACTCTTCGGCAGATCCTATCGAAGTCCTGCGGTTGAAGTAGCGGAGGCGTCGTCCCTTGCAACGTACAAGAACAACCGATAGAACGCATCGTGTACGCAATGACGAACAGATAAAATCGCTACCTAATCAGCCTTCAGAGGTGCCCATACACTGCCGAGCACTCCCGTGAGGTTGTCGCGCACCACAAAGCGAACTCCATACTCACCAGATGGCACTTTGATGGTGTTTGCGTACCTTACCCCGTTCGCGGCGATCTGTTGCACCGTTTCTGGGGTAAGGTCTGCTCTAAAATTCTGTGACACCTGCGCAACTTTCCGCCCTGATGCATCGAACACAACCGCAATGAAGTCAATGTCCACTGCATTCTTGCGTTCTGTGTCAACTCGGGCTGAACCCGGTGCAACTGTCACCACGAAGTTTGCCTTCTTTTCCGCCGAGCCCTCAATCTGTCCCCACTGCACCGTGAGTGGCAAACCCGTGTAATCCACGGGCGACTCGAGCGCCATTCGCTCATCTACTTCGCGAACGGTGCGGTCGTCACTACGGGTGAGAAAGAATCCGGAGCGGCTTCGGACCTGTATCGCCGCTTTGCCTACAGATACCCTTAATCTTTGCCAGCCAGGCTTGCTGTCTTTAGCTAAGTAGTAACCTACCAAGTAGAAGTTAGACAGGTCTGCGTACGCGATCTGGAAAGCACCCGAGAGATCATTCATGTTATAAAACGCCCGCCCGCCAGTGATTTCGGCAAACAGCTTCATCCCCTCGTGCACACTTTGCCGAAGCGTAGCCGCGCTATTGTCATTAAACGGATTGCGGAGTTCCTCGCCGCGAATCCTCCCGGGCGTCACGCTGGCCACGTCTCGTTGCTCCACGACCTTGGGCGCTGGTTCCGCGGTCAAGCCGCTCAGATCCACCGGGTACATCGCCACGTTCGCGCCCGCAAGCATTTCCATTGTGCGGCGATATACCTCCGGTGCAACTCCGCCCGTGATCTCATTCGTTGTGGTGTTGACCTTGAAGGGGAACCCTCCCGACGCCCAGATCAATGCTTTGCGGCCAGGTATGGCCTTTACGCCCTCGGCAATATGGCGAAAGGCTTCCAGAGTCGTCATTATCGACTGGTTCTGCTTCGAGGTCGCGACGACTCCCGACGCCAGTGCCGCACTGGCCATCTGGAGCGCCTTTTCGGCATTCAATCCTTGGGTGATCATAGCGACTAACTGGCGCGCTTCTCCCAAGGAACTCGCGGCAGCATCCCGGGTTGCGCTGTCGAGCGCCGGTTGTCCTGTAGCTGTACGCAGCGCCGACACCAGGATGCGAGGATCGTTGGTGAAATCGTGCAGCACATGCAACCCATTGATGTCTAGTACCGCTAACCCGACGAGCGCATTCGTTGGCACCGTTTGAGCCAACATTTTCATCAGCGCCTCGCGACCCTGGACTTGATTCTCGAAAGGAGTGTTAAGCACGTCCACCAAGATGATGTATAAAGGCTTTGCATTCGGGTCATTCGCCAATTCGTTCGTATACGCATTGTTGGGCAATTCCGTGCGCCTCACGGGAGCGAGTCTTGCGGTGACTTCTTCAAACGTACGAAGAGCTTGTAGTTTGCCGTTGTGCTCTAGCCGGAAATCTTCCTTGCCCAGCCCGTGAACAAACTTGCCGTTGTGATCGGTGACCACCACCGGCACTAAAACAAGCTCTGTCCTAGCCTTGAACACCCCTGGCGATGCATCTTGCCAGATCTGGCCGTCCCCCCTCACACCCATGGCGGTCAGGATGACTGCGCCGACAAACAGTCTGGCTCGAAGGCTGGGTTTCATTTCAAACGACCTCTATTCTGGACCGGACCAACGGCCCTGCGCAGCAACTCTAATGCAACCGAACACTACATCATTCCGCCTTTGCGGTGATTAACTTTGCTCTGCCATGTTCGACTCGGTAAAAAGCAAAGCCCTCGCTGGTATAACAGAGTAGGTTATTTCCTAACTCAGGACTAGTTTTATAGACCGCCAGTTCATCTCCACTGGCCGCATCGACAACGGAGTAGTAGGTAGTGGCAGGTCCCTTGCCGCCATACTTCAAATATGTGATCACAAGTCGCCGATCCGCATAGAATATGTTGAACGGCATGTATTCTGGCTCTGCGGTAGCCAAAACAAAGCTCCTTATGCTGTCACCAGTGCGAGACACCACAGATACACCCTTCGGGTTCAGCAAGTAAAGTTGACCATCTTCCCCATATGCCGCTGGCGCATCCATGGCTCGGCTTACCATGTTGTCACTGAACTGGAGGGAGCCCTTTCCCGCTATGACGTGCCGAACGAGTGCTCCCGTCGAATCAAATTCCGCAACATAGTCACGGCCACGTTCGCTCTCCGGGGCGGATTGAGGGCCAACACAGCATCCGCATCAACGACCAATGGCGTGTCTGTTTCCTGTGGCGGAATGGGGATGCCTACGATGTCGAGATTACGGATTACCACTGAGAGAGCAAGAAATATGGCAGCAAAATTGAAGCCCGTGCATCCCGGCGAGATTCTGCGGGAGGAATTCATGGGGCCGCTTGGCGTGAATCCGCACAAGCTCTCCCTGGCCCTGCGCGTGTCTGCGCCCGCAGTTTATGAGATTGTGAACGAGAGGAGGGCCATTTCTACCGATATGGCTCTCAGGCTTGCCCATTGTCTTGGCACCACGCCCGAGTTTTGGCTTAATCTCCAGACTCGCTATGACCTGGAAGTGGCCCGCGACAAAGACGCAGCTAGAATCGAACGGGAAGTACAAAGGGTTGCTGGTGCTACTCGTTGAAAGTGCGGCTGCGCCGCCCGTGGCACGCATTTCAACCGTCACGCTCGAGGGTGAGCCCGGTCCACCCGTTTTTGGCGAGACTCTACTACTTCTTTGGCGGTGGCGGCGGTTGTTTTTGCTGCTTCTTCTTGTCGCCGAGCACCTGATTGAGCAGGTCGCCAAGAGGATTCTGTTGCTGAGGTTGCTGCTGCGGCAAGGCCGTCGGCTGTTTCGGCTGTTGCTGTTGGCCTGCGAGGGCGCCGAGAACGCCGCCGAGGCCGCGCTGCTGCGCACCGCCCTTGCCGCCGACCGCGCCCAGAATGCCGCTGACGAGCCCGCCGGGATTGCCCGCGGTCGGCAGCAGGTTCTGCAATTTCATCTGCGCGATCTTTTGCAGGTCGGGCGCGACGCGCGGGCTGCCGAAGGTGCCGGTCAGGAGAATGGGAATGACCAGTTCGCCCTGCTGGTTGGCGAGCGCGGTCTGCATGAAGCCGCCGACCTGCGTCCCGCCCACCTGCTGGCTCATCGCTTTGGAGAGCACGGCGGTCACGTGCATGTTCAGCTCTTCGGTCGCCAGGTTAAGTGCGCCCTCGGCGGCCATGGTTCCGCCGGGAATGACGGCTTTCACATTGTTGGTCTGCGCCAGTCCGTTGACCACGTTGAAATTTCCAGTGAGCTGCACAATATCGGTGAACGGCTCGCTGCCGGTCGAGGATGGCGACTTGAAGCCGGCGCCGACAAACTTGCCGACGCCGGCCAGTTCGTTCAGCAGGTCAACATGCGCGAGCTTGCCCTTGGTGAGATCGAGCGCGATGGTGCCGTTCAGCGTGCGCGCCATGTCGGCCGACGAGGCGGCGCGGAAGCTGGCATTGGCGTTGCCCGCAAGCAGGCCGTAGACGGTCTGCTTGAGCGAGCTGACCGACGAGAGCAGCTTGTTGGCGTCCACCTGGTTGAGCTTGGTCTGCACGGTCACGGCCATCGGCGTGGGGCGCATGTCCAAGGTGATCGTGCCGATCTGCTGGCCGCC encodes:
- a CDS encoding type II toxin-antitoxin system RelE/ParE family toxin is translated as MLPSNQIPQHSHGHVRSPGRIEGQHSIRINDQWRVCFLWRNGDAYDVEITDYH
- a CDS encoding ABC transporter ATP-binding protein, which encodes MATVLQPDLATTQRDLQNVISVADVHKYYDLGETKVHALRGVSLDIQHGEFVAIMGSSGSGKSTFMNLLGCLDKPSSGRYSLNGTDVSELDKNALAAIRNRELGFVFQGFNLLARTTALENVELPTLYARLDKNERTARAEKALNMVGLGDRMDHFPSQLSGGQQQRVAIARGLVNQPSILLADEPTGNLDSRTSVEILQIFQELNDQGLTIVLVTHEPDIAQFAKRIVVFRDGKIRRDDVARNRPRAADVLLKMPTAED
- a CDS encoding ABC transporter permease, with product MEFAAILKIALRALARNKMRSVLTMLGIIIGVGAVIAMVGVGQGAQQKVQDQIASMGTNLLFISSGTVTRGGLHMGWGQTKTLVYDDMKAIQREIPTVAKAAPGSGTSAQVVFENQNWFTRVNGTEPQYFDIRDWPIVAGSSFSQDDVTQSANVAVLGATVRQNLYGATDPIGTTIRIGTLPFQVVGVLAAKGQTGMGQDQDDTVVVPITTLQKKITGQNWLQFIMVSAVSQPATYAAQQQISLLLRDRHRIRPGQDDDFFVRNLADIAELADQSSRVMTLLLASIAGVSLIVGGIGIMNIMLVSVTERTREIGIRMAIGATEQDVQRQFLSESVVLSLIGGAIGIVFGVGSSLVITKTLGWAVLISPMAIVAAVVFSMAVGIFFGFYPARKAAHLDPIEALRFE
- a CDS encoding HigA family addiction module antidote protein — its product is MAAKLKPVHPGEILREEFMGPLGVNPHKLSLALRVSAPAVYEIVNERRAISTDMALRLAHCLGTTPEFWLNLQTRYDLEVARDKDAARIEREVQRVAGATR
- a CDS encoding VWA domain-containing protein; amino-acid sequence: MKPSLRARLFVGAVILTAMGVRGDGQIWQDASPGVFKARTELVLVPVVVTDHNGKFVHGLGKEDFRLEHNGKLQALRTFEEVTARLAPVRRTELPNNAYTNELANDPNAKPLYIILVDVLNTPFENQVQGREALMKMLAQTVPTNALVGLAVLDINGLHVLHDFTNDPRILVSALRTATGQPALDSATRDAAASSLGEARQLVAMITQGLNAEKALQMASAALASGVVATSKQNQSIMTTLEAFRHIAEGVKAIPGRKALIWASGGFPFKVNTTTNEITGGVAPEVYRRTMEMLAGANVAMYPVDLSGLTAEPAPKVVEQRDVASVTPGRIRGEELRNPFNDNSAATLRQSVHEGMKLFAEITGGRAFYNMNDLSGAFQIAYADLSNFYLVGYYLAKDSKPGWQRLRVSVGKAAIQVRSRSGFFLTRSDDRTVREVDERMALESPVDYTGLPLTVQWGQIEGSAEKKANFVVTVAPGSARVDTERKNAVDIDFIAVVFDASGRKVAQVSQNFRADLTPETVQQIAANGVRYANTIKVPSGEYGVRFVVRDNLTGVLGSVWAPLKAD